In Lysobacter firmicutimachus, one genomic interval encodes:
- the phbB gene encoding acetoacetyl-CoA reductase: MTLRIAYVTSGMGSLGTAICQKLADHGHTVVAGCGPGSPRKAAWLREQRELGYDFIASEGNAADWTSSVEAFAQVKAEVGEIDVLVNNAGGTRDVLFRQMTRDDWNAVMASNLHSLFNITKQVIDGMSARGWGRIINIASVSAQKGQIGQVNYATAKSAMHGFTRALAQEFAARGVTVNTVSPGYVASAAISAFPPDVLDRLAASVPVRRLGKPEEVASLCAWLASDDAAFVTGADYAVNGGLHMA; encoded by the coding sequence ATGACACTCCGCATCGCCTACGTCACCAGCGGCATGGGCAGCCTCGGCACTGCGATCTGCCAGAAACTCGCCGACCACGGGCACACCGTGGTCGCCGGCTGCGGTCCGGGTTCGCCGCGCAAGGCCGCCTGGCTGCGCGAACAACGCGAGCTGGGCTACGACTTCATCGCCTCGGAGGGCAACGCCGCCGACTGGACCTCCAGCGTGGAGGCTTTCGCCCAGGTCAAGGCCGAGGTCGGCGAAATCGACGTGCTGGTCAACAACGCCGGCGGCACCCGCGACGTGCTGTTCCGGCAGATGACCCGCGACGACTGGAACGCGGTCATGGCCAGCAATCTGCACAGCCTGTTCAACATCACCAAGCAGGTCATCGACGGCATGTCGGCGCGCGGCTGGGGGCGGATCATCAACATCGCCTCGGTCAGCGCGCAGAAGGGCCAGATCGGCCAGGTCAACTACGCCACCGCCAAGTCGGCGATGCACGGCTTCACCCGCGCCCTGGCGCAGGAGTTCGCCGCGCGCGGGGTCACGGTCAACACGGTCTCGCCGGGCTACGTGGCCAGCGCCGCGATCAGCGCCTTCCCGCCCGACGTGCTCGACCGCCTGGCCGCGTCGGTGCCGGTGCGCCGGCTGGGCAAGCCGGAGGAGGTCGCCAGCCTGTGCGCCTGGCTGGCCTCGGACGATGCCGCATTCGTCACCGGCGCGGATTACGCGGTCAACGGCGGCTTGCACATGGCTTGA
- a CDS encoding flavohemoglobin expression-modulating QEGLA motif protein: protein MSLLSPSLHAEIQHHAALDARMVRAARGIKLLTMASWPAGMEVQFLADYARGTARPPTVIYPQYDFADVRAELDAIAAEADPDHPLGEYLIDSSRSWGIAAQLVESLGSPEVTGYSIQLFGQPDVALPGQGPSTREAANHFISIADELDRELMSPAETVQISATALSLQLQRDLDDYFDGRVIEVVLDPELIAKAAAGATRIRLRSGAAFSDYDRHQLLQHEAFVHSLTALNGREQPVLPSLALSSPRSTATQEGLATFAEQITGSIDIGRMKRLSLRIDAVAMALDGADFIEVFRYFIDAGQSPEDSFASAQRVYRGVPTSGGAAFTKDTVYLRGLVGVHTFFRWALRQQKLHLCRWLFAGKMTLGDVQRFEPLFQDGVLAPPRWMPPWITRANGLAGMLAFSLFANRIRLDQMAEGDFSEIG, encoded by the coding sequence ATGAGCCTGCTCTCGCCCAGCCTGCACGCCGAGATCCAGCACCATGCCGCGCTCGATGCGCGCATGGTCCGTGCCGCGCGCGGGATCAAGCTGTTGACCATGGCCAGCTGGCCGGCCGGCATGGAGGTGCAGTTCCTCGCCGACTACGCCCGCGGCACCGCGCGGCCGCCGACGGTGATCTACCCGCAATACGACTTCGCCGACGTCCGCGCCGAACTGGACGCGATCGCCGCCGAGGCCGACCCCGACCATCCGCTCGGCGAGTACCTGATCGATTCCTCGCGCAGCTGGGGCATCGCCGCGCAGCTGGTGGAATCGCTGGGCTCGCCGGAGGTGACGGGTTACTCGATCCAACTGTTCGGCCAGCCCGACGTGGCCCTGCCGGGGCAGGGACCGAGCACGCGCGAAGCGGCCAACCACTTCATCTCCATCGCCGACGAACTCGACCGCGAGCTGATGTCGCCGGCCGAGACGGTGCAGATCTCCGCCACCGCGCTGAGCCTGCAACTGCAGCGCGACCTAGACGACTACTTCGACGGCCGGGTGATCGAGGTCGTGCTCGACCCCGAGCTGATCGCCAAGGCCGCCGCCGGCGCGACCCGCATTCGCCTGCGCAGCGGCGCGGCGTTCAGCGACTACGACCGTCACCAGCTGCTGCAGCACGAGGCCTTCGTGCATTCGCTGACCGCGCTCAACGGCCGCGAACAGCCGGTGCTGCCCAGCCTGGCCTTGTCGTCGCCGCGCAGCACCGCCACCCAGGAAGGCCTGGCGACCTTCGCCGAACAGATCACCGGCAGCATCGACATCGGCCGCATGAAGCGCCTGAGCCTGCGCATCGACGCAGTGGCGATGGCGCTGGACGGCGCCGACTTCATCGAAGTGTTCCGCTACTTCATCGACGCCGGCCAGTCGCCGGAGGACAGCTTCGCCTCGGCTCAGCGCGTCTACCGCGGGGTACCGACCTCGGGCGGGGCGGCCTTCACCAAGGACACCGTCTACCTGCGCGGTCTGGTCGGCGTGCACACCTTCTTCCGCTGGGCCTTGCGCCAACAGAAGCTGCACCTGTGCCGCTGGCTGTTCGCCGGCAAGATGACCCTGGGCGACGTGCAGCGCTTCGAGCCCTTGTTCCAGGACGGCGTGCTGGCGCCGCCGCGCTGGATGCCGCCGTGGATCACCCGCGCCAACGGCCTGGCCGGCATGCTGGCGTTCTCGTTGTTCGCCAACCGCATCCGCCTGGACCAGATGGCCGAAGGCGACTTCAGCGAAATCGGCTGA